From the Debaryomyces hansenii CBS767 chromosome F complete sequence genome, the window TACTTCTACGAACGTAGGATCTTCGGAACTTCATCACTGGCCAGAGGGTCATAAAGCGGGCCAAATCTGGCCTTATCTGGTTATCTTGTATCCGGAAGGAACTGTGACTTCTGCCCGCACAAGAGCAAAATCTAACAAATTCTGCGAAGAGAGAAATATGCCAGTTTTGAAACACACATTACTTCCAAGAGTAAGAGGTTTATTCTTGACCTTGAGgaaattgagaaatacTGTTGAGATTGTCTACGATTTCACGTGTGGCTACTCTGATTTAAAGCCTGGAGAATATGGTGAAGATATATATACGTTGAAAAGGCATTATCTCAAAGGTTACGGTCCAAAAAAGATCAGTTATCATCTCAGAGGATGGAAGTTATCTGAGATTCCTTTAGGTGAAGAAACggaagatattgatgatgtCTCTTCCGAagatttaatcaaattcgAAGAATGGCTTTTTAAGGTGTGGTACGAAAAAGATAGAATGTTAGatcaattttataaacTCGGATCCTTTGTAGATCCAGAGAGTGAGGTTAATTATACCGCTGGAAAGGTTGCTGAGAATACTGTTGTGGCCGACTTTAGAATTAACAGTATTGCCGATATTGTTGGATCTTTTGCATCTTTAACAATTGTTTTATTGATACTTAGAATTATATGGATGACATTGctgaaaatattattttagtATCATGTCTACATTAGCACttctttatatttcttgtttGGCCGTCGGATCTCCTGACACTATTATTTGTGTATTATCGTCAAATGAATATAGTTAAGTATATGTTATGATATTCTAGAAAATctagaaaaatttatttatttcatcaataagattaat encodes:
- a CDS encoding DEHA2F15664p (similar to uniprot|P38226 Saccharomyces cerevisiae YBR042C) → MIVRHAWPVVIGRTLVLGFFFVIGCISILGNQLIGTFVFANDAVQKQAVINLTKKHFIALFGTITQWVSPCKISITYDPSTLPEGDSFKVDPSGNLSSILSPNSVLISNHQLYTDWLYLWFILYTAKLGDSVYIMLKDLSKIPVLGIGMKNYNFLFLSRKWEKDKIVLTNQLLTIDANARGLGPANGVTHVTSTNVGSSELHHWPEGHKAGQIWPYSVILYPEGTVTSARTRAKSNKFCEERNMPVLKHTLLPRVRGLFLTLRKLRNTVEIVYDFTCGYSDLKPGEYGEDIYTLKRHYLKGYGPKKISYHLRGWKLSEIPLGEETEDIDDVSSEDLIKFEEWLFKVWYEKDRMLDQFYKLGSFVDPESEVNYTAGKVAENTVVADFRINSIADIVGSFASLTIVLLILRIIWMTLSKILF